In Chloracidobacterium sp., the following proteins share a genomic window:
- a CDS encoding VWA domain-containing protein: MSGNDLTLASENALYFCKINVLKSFRNLVLIPTLFGVVAMAAPAQTPTPKPTPDDDVIKVSSRLVVVPVSVTDDNGDPVVGLTATDFRVSEEGRRQSVESVGSADVVPLEIALLFDISASTDAMFRFEQETAARFLRDVMRPTDRATVFTVGERGVLVQSRDTSERSIASIRAIMPTKEQTAFYDAVRFAAEHLRRNAPEGVRKVMVIISDGEDTNSEGVIRAIWNAERKITDDIQGEKLRDLRVKARDGAKLIEQARVVRSLQDADAVFYSINPAGSSFRLNKMSVFGQQNMERFAKETGGSAFLPSFLPIDTKDGYLNENNSRKNQDLLDRIFRQLANELRAQYLIQYYSEAEFPANRFVKVDIDVPGRAGSRVRSREGYFVKN; this comes from the coding sequence ATGAGCGGGAACGATCTCACACTCGCTTCTGAAAATGCCCTTTACTTTTGTAAGATCAACGTGCTAAAGAGCTTCAGAAACCTCGTGCTCATCCCGACACTCTTTGGCGTGGTGGCGATGGCCGCGCCTGCTCAAACCCCGACACCGAAGCCAACACCGGACGATGACGTGATCAAGGTCTCATCGCGACTGGTCGTGGTCCCGGTTTCCGTCACAGATGACAACGGCGATCCGGTGGTCGGGCTTACGGCGACAGATTTCCGCGTCTCGGAGGAAGGCCGCCGACAATCGGTCGAGAGTGTCGGAAGCGCCGACGTGGTGCCGCTTGAGATCGCCCTGCTTTTTGACATATCGGCCAGTACGGACGCGATGTTTCGTTTTGAACAAGAGACGGCAGCCAGGTTTCTGCGCGATGTGATGAGACCGACCGACCGAGCTACGGTCTTTACGGTCGGCGAACGCGGCGTGCTTGTTCAATCGCGAGATACGTCCGAACGGTCGATCGCCAGCATTAGGGCCATCATGCCGACAAAGGAGCAGACGGCCTTTTATGACGCCGTCCGTTTTGCCGCCGAACACCTGAGGCGAAATGCCCCCGAAGGCGTTCGCAAGGTAATGGTGATCATCTCCGACGGCGAAGACACCAACAGCGAAGGCGTGATCCGGGCCATCTGGAACGCCGAGCGGAAAATAACCGACGACATTCAGGGCGAGAAGCTGAGGGACCTGCGCGTAAAGGCACGTGACGGAGCAAAGCTAATCGAGCAGGCACGAGTCGTCAGAAGCCTGCAAGATGCCGACGCCGTCTTCTATTCGATCAATCCGGCCGGCAGTTCCTTTCGATTGAACAAAATGAGCGTATTTGGCCAGCAGAACATGGAACGGTTTGCGAAAGAAACGGGCGGCTCAGCATTCCTTCCGAGCTTCCTGCCGATCGATACAAAAGATGGCTATCTCAACGAAAATAATTCGCGAAAGAATCAGGACCTGCTTGATCGCATCTTTCGCCAGCTAGCAAACGAGCTGAGGGCTCAGTACCTCATCCAGTATTATTCGGAGGCTGAATTTCCGGCGAATCGCTTTGTCAAGGTCGATATCGATGTGCCCGGCCGCGCCGGATCGCGCGTCAGGTCGCGCGAGGGATATTTTGTTAAGAACTAG
- a CDS encoding MBL fold metallo-hydrolase, with protein MNRILAALSIIVAVSIGVYAGRPYVVVLGVGQDAGVPQMGCDSPFCRRAWADTTLRQTVSSVAVVDPDTKSRWIFDATPDLPEQFEFLKGLTRDRSNRIDGIFITHAHIGHYTGLMYLGRESMNTAGVNVFTMPRMKQMLEANAPWSQLNAIDNITLQPLADNIPVKLTDSLSVTPFLVPHRDEFSETVGYRIRTAHKTLVFIPDIDKWNKWQTPLADLVRSADYLLLDGTFYAEGEIARPMSEVPHPFVTETMQLLKALPRRERNKVHFIHFNHSNPLVQGERKRLAEVRRLGFRVARLGLRFRL; from the coding sequence ATGAACCGAATTCTTGCTGCGCTCTCGATCATTGTCGCCGTCAGCATCGGCGTGTATGCCGGCCGGCCGTATGTTGTCGTTCTCGGTGTCGGACAAGACGCAGGCGTTCCTCAGATGGGCTGTGACTCGCCGTTTTGCCGTAGGGCATGGGCCGATACCACGCTTCGTCAAACCGTCTCGTCGGTCGCCGTCGTCGATCCGGATACCAAGAGTCGCTGGATATTCGACGCGACGCCCGATCTGCCGGAACAGTTCGAATTTCTCAAAGGGCTCACACGCGACCGTTCGAACCGAATTGACGGCATCTTTATCACTCACGCACACATAGGCCATTACACTGGCCTGATGTACCTCGGCCGCGAATCGATGAATACGGCCGGAGTCAATGTCTTCACGATGCCCCGAATGAAGCAGATGCTCGAGGCGAATGCCCCGTGGTCGCAGCTCAACGCCATTGACAACATTACCCTGCAGCCGCTGGCCGACAACATCCCCGTCAAGCTCACCGACTCGCTCTCTGTCACGCCGTTCCTCGTTCCGCATCGCGACGAGTTCTCTGAAACGGTCGGGTATCGCATCAGGACGGCACACAAAACGCTTGTCTTTATCCCTGACATCGACAAATGGAACAAGTGGCAAACGCCGCTCGCTGACCTTGTCCGCTCGGCGGACTATTTGCTGCTTGACGGCACGTTCTACGCCGAAGGCGAGATAGCTCGGCCCATGAGCGAGGTGCCGCATCCATTTGTCACCGAGACGATGCAGTTGCTCAAGGCTCTGCCGCGACGCGAAAGGAACAAGGTCCATTTTATTCACTTCAACCATAGCAATCCGCTGGTGCAGGGTGAGCGCAAACGGCTCGCCGAGGTTCGCCGCCTCGGCTTTCGCGTTGCCAGACTAGGCCTGAGGTTCCGGTTGTGA
- the sucB gene encoding 2-oxoglutarate dehydrogenase, E2 component, dihydrolipoamide succinyltransferase: MSVDVVMPQMGESITEGTVSKWLKQVGDRVEKDEAVLEISTDKVDAEVPSPGAGVLLAINTPEGETVEVGTVVAVIGEENETAAAAPPREQAFEAATTAREMTGQEGGLAPAQPEQASTQSSDSTSAGASPSSGLQVSNATEVIMPQMGESITEGTVSKWLKKVGDDIAKDEALLEISTDKVDAEVPSPASGKLLAITVNEGETVEVGAVLALVGAESSSAKPAQPKQNEGQEGELAPAQANSASSEVQAPTAPPLQAKAVAATAGNGNATVDELRRQKSSPLVRKIAAEHGIDITRIPGSGISGRVTKHDILSFIETGAALRPQDLLVKGAATAPAISAVPAATPAATFTMPSPATSMEDRVEKMSVMRKKIAEHMTFSKQTSAHVTSVYEIDMTNVAKFRTANQAGFQARFGTKLTFMPFIFQAVTAAIREHRIVNSQVDGENIVYKGDINLGMAVALDWGLIVPVIKNAETMSLSEIAVKANDLADRARGKKLNPDEVQGGTFTITNPGVFGGLFGTPIINQPQVAILCVGTIEKRPKVMTSPDGDDYIAIRQMAYFALTYDHRVVDGADAEKFLAYLKKYLENAPFAV; this comes from the coding sequence ATGAGCGTTGATGTCGTAATGCCCCAGATGGGCGAATCGATAACCGAGGGCACGGTCTCAAAATGGCTGAAACAGGTTGGCGACCGCGTCGAAAAGGACGAGGCGGTTCTTGAGATATCGACCGACAAGGTCGATGCCGAGGTGCCGAGCCCCGGCGCGGGCGTCCTGCTCGCGATAAACACACCCGAAGGCGAAACGGTCGAGGTCGGAACGGTCGTGGCGGTGATCGGCGAGGAGAACGAAACCGCCGCCGCGGCACCGCCTCGTGAGCAGGCTTTCGAGGCAGCCACAACCGCTCGGGAGATGACAGGTCAGGAAGGTGGGCTTGCCCCCGCTCAGCCTGAACAGGCGTCGACGCAGAGTTCTGATTCAACGTCAGCGGGGGCAAGCCCGTCTTCCGGACTGCAAGTATCAAACGCGACTGAGGTCATAATGCCCCAGATGGGCGAGTCCATCACCGAGGGCACCGTCTCGAAATGGCTCAAGAAGGTCGGCGATGACATTGCAAAGGACGAAGCATTGCTCGAGATATCGACCGACAAGGTCGATGCCGAGGTGCCAAGCCCGGCAAGCGGCAAGCTGCTCGCAATAACGGTCAACGAAGGCGAAACCGTCGAGGTCGGAGCTGTCTTAGCTTTGGTTGGCGCCGAAAGCTCTTCAGCAAAGCCGGCTCAACCTAAGCAAAATGAAGGTCAGGAAGGCGAGCTTGCCCCCGCCCAAGCTAATTCAGCTTCAAGTGAGGTTCAGGCCCCGACCGCCCCACCTCTTCAGGCCAAGGCCGTCGCTGCCACGGCCGGTAACGGCAATGCGACGGTCGATGAACTGCGCCGCCAAAAATCGAGCCCGCTGGTGCGCAAGATTGCGGCCGAGCATGGCATCGACATCACGCGGATCCCCGGCAGCGGCATCAGCGGCCGCGTTACAAAGCACGACATTCTTAGCTTTATCGAAACCGGTGCCGCCCTGCGGCCTCAGGACCTGCTTGTGAAAGGAGCGGCGACGGCTCCGGCAATCTCAGCAGTTCCGGCCGCGACGCCTGCAGCGACATTCACGATGCCGTCGCCTGCAACGTCCATGGAAGACCGCGTCGAGAAGATGTCGGTGATGCGCAAAAAGATCGCCGAGCACATGACGTTCTCGAAGCAGACGTCGGCCCATGTGACTAGCGTTTACGAGATCGACATGACGAATGTCGCGAAATTCCGCACGGCAAATCAGGCTGGTTTTCAAGCCAGGTTTGGGACGAAGCTTACGTTCATGCCCTTCATCTTCCAGGCAGTGACGGCGGCGATACGCGAACATCGTATAGTCAATTCGCAGGTCGATGGCGAGAACATTGTCTACAAGGGCGATATCAATCTCGGCATGGCAGTCGCCCTCGACTGGGGCCTGATCGTGCCGGTCATCAAGAATGCCGAGACAATGTCGCTCTCCGAGATCGCCGTCAAGGCCAATGACCTCGCCGACCGGGCGCGAGGCAAGAAGCTGAATCCCGACGAGGTGCAGGGCGGAACGTTTACGATCACGAATCCGGGCGTTTTCGGCGGCCTCTTTGGAACGCCGATCATCAATCAGCCGCAGGTCGCGATCCTCTGCGTCGGAACGATCGAAAAGCGGCCAAAGGTGATGACCTCACCCGACGGTGACGATTACATCGCGATCAGACAGATGGCATATTTTGCTCTGACCTATGACCATCGCGTGGTTGACGGTGCAGACGCAGAGAAATTCCTGGCGTATCTTAAGAAATATCTTGAGAATGCACCGTTCGCAGTTTGA
- a CDS encoding COX15/CtaA family protein, translating into MDSNRKLDGFAKYAIFTLVWNLVVILWGVFLRASKSGDGCGQHWLTCQGEVIPSAPELKTVIEYSHRITSFLAFVSVLALLLWAYRKFEKGDPIRKTAVLSFIFVVTEALVGAGLVLTGNTAENLTAARPFWMAGHLINTFILLAFLTVTAWQAGGRRMRSRVAAKYKVAIAIGIAAIFLVGITGSIAALAHMVFPSGTLSEGIGSDFSPASNYLVRLRLLHPITAILTSVFLIFLTGWLAKESGSEKVKRWSNILAILVLVQIAFGSATLLMLAPILMQLGHLLLADLIWISYVLLAADFAATHTTSVSTEAVDG; encoded by the coding sequence ATGGACAGCAATAGAAAGCTCGACGGCTTTGCCAAATACGCGATCTTCACGCTCGTGTGGAACCTTGTCGTTATCCTGTGGGGCGTGTTCCTGCGGGCGTCAAAATCGGGCGACGGCTGCGGCCAGCACTGGCTGACGTGCCAGGGCGAGGTGATCCCGTCGGCACCTGAGCTAAAGACGGTTATTGAATACTCGCACCGGATCACCAGTTTTCTGGCGTTTGTTTCGGTGCTTGCCCTGCTCCTCTGGGCCTACCGCAAGTTTGAAAAGGGAGATCCGATACGCAAGACGGCAGTGCTTTCGTTCATATTCGTCGTCACCGAGGCTTTGGTTGGAGCAGGCCTCGTCCTGACGGGCAACACGGCAGAGAACCTGACGGCTGCACGTCCGTTTTGGATGGCGGGCCATTTGATAAACACATTCATTCTGCTTGCTTTCCTGACTGTGACGGCCTGGCAAGCAGGCGGGCGGCGAATGCGGTCCCGTGTGGCTGCCAAGTACAAAGTGGCGATCGCCATCGGCATAGCGGCCATATTCCTCGTCGGCATTACGGGTTCGATAGCGGCGCTCGCACATATGGTCTTTCCGTCGGGAACGCTGTCGGAGGGCATTGGGAGCGATTTTTCGCCTGCGTCAAATTATTTGGTCCGGCTAAGGCTTCTGCATCCGATCACCGCGATCCTGACCAGCGTCTTCCTGATCTTTCTGACGGGTTGGCTGGCCAAGGAATCAGGCAGCGAAAAGGTCAAGCGATGGTCGAACATCCTAGCGATACTTGTCCTGGTGCAGATAGCATTCGGTTCGGCAACCTTGTTGATGCTTGCCCCGATCCTTATGCAGCTCGGCCACCTGCTGTTGGCAGACTTGATCTGGATCAGCTACGTTCTGCTCGCGGCGGATTTCGCGGCGACTCATACGACATCGGTGTCAACTGAGGCTGTTGACGGCTAG
- a CDS encoding NAD+ synthase codes for MRVTIAQINTTNGDLAGNTSKITQAIEKAKADGSDLVVFPEVCTHGYTSQDWFQDADIIEHVGEPLESIIPTTTGITAVVGTVRRNEDSDGRRLYNAAAVISNGKLLGYADKSLLPEYDVFDDPRYFEPGDHRRIFEVNGVKLGVVVCEDFWNDKTFWRERLYEHDPTDEVIAMGADVIISVNASPYNKGKIKLRCDMVAHRAKLQKKPIVFVNLVGGNDGIIFDGASLIADEEGDIILQAAAFDEFVETVELDCRKPDARGITGGEIDSIHRALVLGIRDYATKNGFKKAVLGLSGGIDSALVAALAAEAIGPENLLCVMMPSPFSSEGSIKDSEELVRNLGCDGRIEPISDAFEVLLNQTNLHKPTKGGESLAAENMQSRLRGVILMAISNAEGRLLLSTGNKSELAVGYCTLYGDTNGGLAVLGDVLKTEVWQIARHMNERAGREIIPNKIIDKKPSAELAPNQFDQDSLPAYEAMDPVLKMYFEQKASPAEIIAAGNDADLVYGILNKVEHPANEFKRQQLPPTLIISKNAIGVGRRRPITHRYRRHDPS; via the coding sequence ATGAGAGTAACGATCGCCCAGATAAACACCACCAACGGCGACCTCGCGGGCAACACATCTAAGATCACTCAAGCCATCGAAAAAGCCAAGGCTGACGGCTCTGATCTCGTCGTCTTTCCTGAGGTCTGCACTCACGGCTACACGTCGCAGGACTGGTTTCAGGACGCGGATATCATCGAACACGTCGGCGAACCGCTCGAGAGCATCATTCCAACGACCACTGGAATAACCGCGGTTGTCGGCACGGTCCGTCGTAATGAGGACAGCGATGGCCGCAGGCTGTACAACGCCGCCGCTGTCATTTCGAACGGCAAGCTGCTCGGCTATGCCGACAAATCGCTGCTGCCCGAATATGACGTCTTTGACGATCCGAGATACTTCGAGCCCGGCGATCATCGACGCATTTTCGAGGTGAATGGTGTCAAGCTGGGCGTGGTCGTCTGCGAAGACTTTTGGAACGACAAGACGTTTTGGCGCGAGCGTTTATACGAACACGACCCAACCGATGAGGTCATTGCGATGGGAGCTGACGTGATCATATCGGTGAATGCTTCGCCCTATAATAAAGGCAAGATCAAGCTCCGCTGCGATATGGTCGCGCATCGGGCAAAGCTGCAGAAAAAGCCGATCGTGTTTGTAAATCTCGTCGGCGGCAATGACGGCATTATCTTCGACGGTGCCAGCCTGATCGCCGACGAAGAGGGCGACATCATCCTGCAGGCGGCAGCTTTCGATGAGTTTGTCGAGACCGTCGAACTCGACTGCCGCAAGCCCGACGCCCGCGGCATTACGGGCGGCGAGATCGATTCGATCCATCGGGCATTGGTGCTGGGAATACGCGATTATGCGACAAAGAACGGGTTCAAGAAGGCCGTGCTGGGCCTTTCGGGCGGCATCGATTCGGCCCTCGTTGCGGCTCTTGCGGCGGAGGCCATAGGGCCCGAAAATCTGCTGTGTGTGATGATGCCGTCACCGTTTTCGTCCGAGGGTAGCATCAAAGACAGTGAGGAACTAGTTCGCAATCTTGGCTGCGACGGCCGGATTGAGCCGATCTCGGATGCGTTCGAGGTGCTGCTAAACCAGACGAATCTGCACAAGCCTACGAAAGGCGGCGAATCGCTTGCCGCCGAGAATATGCAGTCACGGCTACGCGGTGTGATCCTGATGGCGATCTCAAACGCGGAGGGGCGGTTGCTGTTATCGACGGGCAATAAGAGCGAGCTGGCCGTCGGCTATTGCACGCTCTACGGCGACACGAACGGCGGCCTCGCCGTGCTCGGCGACGTGCTAAAAACCGAGGTCTGGCAGATCGCCCGGCACATGAACGAAAGGGCGGGCCGCGAGATCATCCCAAACAAGATCATCGACAAAAAGCCGTCCGCCGAACTCGCCCCAAACCAATTCGACCAGGACAGCCTTCCGGCCTACGAAGCAATGGACCCTGTGCTCAAGATGTATTTCGAACAGAAAGCATCGCCCGCCGAGATCATCGCCGCCGGTAACGACGCCGATCTCGTTTACGGGATTCTCAACAAGGTCGAGCACCCTGCGAACGAGTTCAAACGCCAACAACTGCCGCCCACGCTCATCATCTCAAAGAACGCCATCGGCGTCGGCCGCCGCCGGCCGATCACGCACAGATATCGGCGTCATGATCCGTCATAA
- a CDS encoding ATP-binding protein translates to MQRQILIIDDHDDLATGLEEVFVHTGHAVRIVHDRNEAMAIGSFDPFDLVITDLDLRPGDPTCVSDASGFCLAGPAQDGEHIKAFKLGAGNFRDPLDEEELQAMVATILDYKIRHVDRAELVHDLHEHIVFELPSVISLMHIVLEYLMKRVEKLGVCKPEQSNLFVALDEAFVNAVKHGNKFDTAKLVRISADVSRDEARFTIEDEGEGFDVNAIPDPLDPENLFKTSGRGVLFIYNIMDEVVYNDRGNRLTMVKKAPKPEEQAT, encoded by the coding sequence ATGCAGCGACAAATACTGATCATCGACGATCATGATGACCTTGCAACGGGGCTCGAGGAGGTTTTTGTCCACACAGGCCACGCTGTCCGGATCGTCCATGATCGTAACGAGGCGATGGCGATCGGCAGCTTCGATCCGTTCGATCTCGTCATCACCGATCTCGATCTGCGGCCGGGTGATCCGACATGTGTAAGCGACGCGTCCGGATTTTGCCTGGCCGGCCCCGCACAAGACGGTGAACATATCAAGGCCTTTAAGCTCGGTGCCGGAAATTTTCGTGATCCGCTTGACGAGGAAGAGCTACAGGCGATGGTGGCAACCATACTCGATTATAAGATCCGTCATGTTGATCGGGCCGAACTGGTCCATGACCTGCACGAACATATCGTTTTTGAATTGCCAAGCGTGATCTCGCTGATGCATATCGTGCTCGAATACCTGATGAAGCGTGTCGAAAAGCTCGGTGTCTGCAAGCCCGAACAGTCGAATCTCTTTGTTGCCCTTGATGAGGCTTTTGTTAATGCGGTCAAGCATGGGAACAAGTTTGACACCGCCAAGCTTGTTCGAATTTCGGCCGATGTATCGCGAGACGAAGCCAGATTCACTATTGAGGATGAAGGCGAAGGGTTTGATGTAAACGCGATACCTGATCCGCTCGATCCGGAGAATCTCTTCAAGACCAGCGGCCGCGGTGTCCTGTTCATTTACAACATCATGGATGAAGTGGTTTACAACGACCGCGGCAACCGGCTGACGATGGTCAAGAAAGCACCCAAGCCGGAGGAACAGGCCACCTGA
- a CDS encoding OmpA family protein, with product MYKKILVLLLALAFSGLSLFAQDTQLRTAVAGQKYKIKGNIISKENDTTFIVRDSTNVDTRVVIAPNASIKSKSFWGGDRYPVTSLVRGATIETEGVGDSSGSVSVSKVRFDKDSLETARAIDARTSPIEDRATAMEQNQQRLSGQIDELMAISNAAKGGAKAAQDTADAAVAGVNATNKRITDLDDYVVQSTTTVNFRVNSAVLSSDAKASLDQMAATAMTMKGYAVEVTGFASAEGSTAKNKALSQRRAQAVKDYLIETHNVPLRRFVESYGFGELQAVADNTTREGREQNRRVEVKLLVSRGINTNVEVKAQPNE from the coding sequence ATGTACAAAAAGATTTTGGTTCTCTTGCTGGCCCTCGCCTTTTCCGGTCTAAGCCTGTTCGCCCAGGACACGCAGCTTAGAACGGCCGTTGCGGGCCAGAAGTACAAGATAAAGGGCAACATCATCTCGAAAGAGAATGACACAACGTTCATTGTCCGCGATTCGACGAATGTCGATACGCGAGTCGTGATCGCACCTAACGCGAGCATTAAGAGCAAAAGCTTCTGGGGTGGCGATAGGTATCCGGTGACATCGCTCGTTCGCGGCGCCACGATCGAGACCGAGGGCGTCGGTGACAGCAGCGGAAGCGTCTCGGTAAGCAAAGTGCGGTTTGATAAAGATTCGCTTGAGACCGCACGAGCGATCGATGCCCGTACCTCGCCAATCGAGGACCGAGCTACCGCAATGGAGCAGAATCAGCAGCGGCTTTCGGGCCAGATCGACGAACTGATGGCGATCTCCAACGCCGCGAAGGGCGGAGCAAAAGCCGCACAAGACACGGCCGATGCCGCGGTTGCGGGCGTAAATGCGACGAACAAGCGGATCACGGACCTTGACGATTACGTTGTGCAATCGACCACAACTGTTAACTTTAGGGTCAACAGCGCGGTCCTGTCGAGTGACGCCAAAGCGTCGCTGGATCAGATGGCAGCTACCGCAATGACCATGAAAGGCTATGCCGTAGAGGTGACCGGTTTTGCGTCGGCCGAGGGCAGCACTGCAAAGAACAAGGCCCTCAGCCAGCGGCGTGCTCAGGCCGTTAAGGACTATTTGATCGAGACGCACAATGTGCCGCTCCGCCGATTTGTTGAATCCTATGGCTTTGGCGAACTTCAGGCCGTCGCCGACAATACGACGCGCGAGGGCCGCGAGCAAAATCGCCGCGTCGAGGTCAAGCTGCTCGTCAGTCGCGGCATCAACACCAACGTCGAAGTAAAGGCACAGCCAAACGAATAG
- a CDS encoding glycosyl hydrolase has product MKTLALVVLTVCVQSAGAQWIKQNVDTTASLRGLAVVNEKVVWASGTGGTVIRTIDGGKTWKVMTVPGAKQFDFRDVEAFNATTAYVLAIGEGQKSRIFKTVDGGDTWNQQFVNMNILAFYDALACWDENNCIAMSDPVHGHFLLTGTGDGGETWKQIDTANMPAATMSESAFAASGTCLIAHGKDGLFLVTGGGNSRVFRSDDRGRTWTVVATPLVKGRPGTGIFSIAMSDAKTGVIVGGDYEKPTETAGSLAFTSDAGKTWKAGNGLSGYRSAVAFVDRKTMIAVGTNGSDISRSSGKMWQPLGTEDLNAVQSRGSTATWAVGPKGLVVRLK; this is encoded by the coding sequence ATGAAAACCCTTGCCCTTGTGGTCCTCACCGTCTGCGTTCAGTCGGCCGGTGCGCAGTGGATCAAACAGAACGTGGATACGACCGCAAGTCTTCGCGGGTTGGCGGTCGTGAATGAAAAGGTCGTCTGGGCGAGCGGCACGGGCGGGACGGTGATCCGCACCATCGACGGCGGCAAGACATGGAAGGTAATGACCGTTCCGGGAGCAAAGCAGTTTGACTTCCGCGATGTCGAGGCTTTCAACGCCACTACAGCGTATGTGCTCGCCATCGGAGAAGGTCAGAAATCAAGGATCTTTAAGACGGTCGACGGTGGCGACACCTGGAACCAGCAGTTCGTAAATATGAACATCCTGGCCTTTTATGACGCTCTCGCCTGCTGGGATGAGAACAACTGCATCGCGATGTCCGACCCCGTCCACGGACACTTCCTGCTCACAGGCACAGGCGACGGCGGTGAAACCTGGAAACAGATCGACACCGCAAACATGCCGGCGGCCACAATGAGCGAATCTGCCTTTGCCGCAAGCGGCACATGCCTGATCGCGCACGGCAAGGACGGCCTGTTCCTCGTGACCGGCGGCGGTAATTCGCGCGTGTTTCGATCAGATGATCGCGGGCGCACTTGGACGGTTGTGGCGACTCCGCTCGTCAAGGGCCGCCCTGGCACGGGCATATTTTCCATTGCAATGTCCGACGCGAAAACAGGAGTGATCGTTGGCGGCGATTACGAAAAACCGACCGAAACAGCCGGCTCACTGGCCTTCACCAGCGATGCAGGCAAAACATGGAAAGCCGGAAATGGCCTTTCCGGATACCGATCCGCGGTCGCATTCGTCGATCGAAAAACGATGATCGCGGTCGGCACCAACGGCTCAGATATCTCACGTAGCAGTGGAAAAATGTGGCAACCGCTCGGAACTGAAGATCTAAACGCCGTCCAGTCGCGCGGTTCCACGGCGACATGGGCCGTAGGGCCAAAGGGCTTGGTCGTAAGGCTCAAATGA